One Defluviimonas sp. SAOS-178_SWC DNA window includes the following coding sequences:
- a CDS encoding YjbH domain-containing protein: MRGQKIAGFGMATVAAFGAIMAYADPLLSDNPGTFGLPGLIDMPSAESIPEGTIGATVFRFGGGLRITATFQVTDRLQGAFRYSRVPGIFTNGTALYDRSFDVQYRLLDEKGMRPAVAIGLRDFIGTGVYSGEYIVATKTITPRLRATAGLGWGRLGTNGDIGSPFGSRPTLDIGQGGKANTDQWFRGPAAPFFGFAWDANDKLTLKAEYSSDAYPRETAAGTLSRDSSVNFGFDYRINKSASLSGYYLYGSEVGLQFNLSLDPRNPPAPSGLETAPLPVRPRPSPSSDPAAWATDWTADPEVHPGVQTAVAKAMEKDGMVLESMALSATRAEVRLRNQKYLAQPQAIGRTARILTRALPPSVETLVITSVAEGMPTSSVTLARRDVEQLESEESVALLRKAEFSDAVAGAHPGLVQTEGAYPRFVWSLSPYGEASVFDPDDPLRADFGVELAGRYEFAPGLILSGSVRKKIIGNLDESTRVSDSTVYHVRSDLVEYQKQGDPGIHDLTLAWYSRPAPNLYGRVTVGLLERMYGGVSGELLWKPVDSRLALGAEVNYVKQRDFDTLFSFRDYEIATGHVSAYYDFGKGFMGQVDVGRYLLGDWGATFTLDREFANGWKVGAYATFTDLSEADFGEGSFDKGVRLTIPVSWTTGTPSINKVSTVIKPLNRDGGARLDVDGRLYDTIRNTHQGDMQIQWGRFWR, from the coding sequence GTGCGGGGACAGAAGATCGCGGGCTTCGGCATGGCGACGGTCGCGGCGTTCGGCGCGATCATGGCGTATGCCGATCCGCTCTTGAGCGACAATCCGGGGACGTTCGGCCTCCCTGGTCTCATCGACATGCCGTCTGCCGAAAGCATCCCGGAAGGGACGATCGGCGCAACGGTCTTCCGCTTCGGCGGCGGGCTTCGGATCACGGCGACGTTCCAGGTCACCGACCGGCTTCAGGGGGCGTTCCGCTATTCGCGCGTTCCCGGCATCTTCACCAACGGCACAGCGCTTTACGACCGGTCCTTCGACGTCCAGTATCGGCTGCTCGACGAAAAAGGCATGCGCCCGGCGGTGGCCATCGGCCTGCGCGACTTCATCGGCACCGGGGTCTATTCCGGCGAATACATCGTCGCGACGAAGACCATCACGCCGCGCCTGCGCGCCACGGCCGGCCTTGGCTGGGGCCGGCTTGGCACCAACGGCGACATCGGCAGCCCCTTCGGAAGCCGGCCGACCCTCGATATCGGCCAGGGCGGCAAGGCCAACACGGACCAGTGGTTCCGCGGCCCCGCCGCACCGTTCTTCGGGTTCGCCTGGGACGCCAACGACAAGCTGACCCTCAAGGCGGAATATTCGTCGGACGCCTATCCGCGCGAAACCGCCGCCGGCACCCTTTCCCGCGACTCCTCGGTCAATTTCGGCTTCGACTACCGGATCAACAAGTCTGCCAGCCTCAGCGGCTACTACCTCTACGGCTCCGAGGTCGGCCTGCAATTCAACCTCTCCCTCGACCCGCGCAATCCGCCGGCGCCGAGCGGGCTTGAAACCGCGCCGCTGCCGGTGCGTCCGCGGCCGTCGCCGTCCAGCGACCCGGCGGCCTGGGCCACCGACTGGACCGCCGATCCGGAGGTGCATCCCGGTGTTCAGACCGCCGTCGCCAAGGCGATGGAGAAGGACGGGATGGTGCTGGAAAGCATGGCGCTTTCGGCAACCCGGGCCGAGGTTCGGCTGCGCAATCAGAAATACCTCGCCCAGCCGCAGGCCATCGGCCGCACGGCCCGCATCCTGACCCGCGCGCTGCCGCCCTCGGTCGAAACGCTGGTCATCACCTCGGTCGCCGAGGGCATGCCCACCTCGTCCGTCACGCTCGCCCGCCGCGACGTGGAGCAACTGGAAAGCGAGGAATCCGTGGCGCTGCTGCGCAAGGCGGAGTTCAGCGATGCCGTTGCCGGTGCCCATCCCGGCCTCGTCCAGACCGAGGGTGCCTATCCTCGCTTTGTCTGGTCGTTGTCGCCCTACGGCGAGGCCAGCGTCTTTGATCCCGACGATCCGTTGCGCGCCGATTTCGGCGTGGAGCTTGCCGGGCGGTATGAATTCGCGCCGGGCCTGATCCTTTCGGGCAGCGTCCGCAAGAAGATCATCGGCAATCTTGACGAGTCGACGCGGGTGTCGGATTCCACCGTCTACCACGTCCGTTCCGACCTCGTGGAATACCAGAAGCAGGGCGATCCCGGCATACATGACCTGACGCTCGCCTGGTATTCGCGCCCGGCCCCGAACCTTTACGGGCGCGTCACCGTCGGCCTTCTCGAACGCATGTATGGCGGCGTGTCGGGAGAGCTGCTGTGGAAACCCGTTGACAGCCGGCTCGCGCTCGGCGCCGAGGTGAACTACGTCAAGCAGCGCGACTTCGACACGCTCTTCAGCTTCCGCGACTACGAGATCGCGACTGGCCATGTCTCGGCCTATTACGATTTCGGCAAGGGCTTCATGGGCCAGGTCGATGTCGGGCGCTACCTCCTCGGCGACTGGGGCGCGACCTTCACGCTTGACCGCGAGTTCGCCAATGGCTGGAAGGTGGGCGCCTACGCGACCTTCACCGATCTTTCGGAGGCCGATTTCGGCGAAGGCTCGTTCGACAAGGGTGTGCGGCTGACGATTCCGGTGTCCTGGACGACCGGCACCCCCTCCATCAACAAGGTCTCGACAGTGATCAAGCCCCTCAACCGCGACGGCGGCGCCCGGC